Proteins encoded together in one Astatotilapia calliptera chromosome 7, fAstCal1.2, whole genome shotgun sequence window:
- the LOC113027119 gene encoding protein FAM180A-like, translating into MLPWKMLIVALFCCCIEAGATQHQANALFPAASSIKRGVTAAVNPTFISSISDAHLLFEILMSGIQFESSGAFSVTDAELASLQKTRNLDFICEEIIPKKLTDILRLISGLSNHTGYLHQHDFERTVLTLVYTAHQMVSSATEYQRDVWAESFVSLYKSIKKDLTLRN; encoded by the exons ATGCTGCCCTGGAAGATGCTTATAGTTGCTcttttctgctgctgcatcgAGGCAGGTGCCACACAACATCAGGCTAATG CCTTATTTCCAGCTGCAAGTAGTATAAAAAGAGGAGTGACAGCTGCGGTGAACCCCACTTTCATCAGCTCCATCAGTGATGCTCACCTGCTGTTTGAG ATACTGATGTCTGGCATACAGTTTGAATCCAGTGGAGCGTTTTCGGTCACAGATGCTGAACTAGCTTCCCTTCAAAAGACAAGAAACCTGGATTTCATCTGCGAAGAGATCATTCCGAAAAAGCTAACAGACATATTGAGGCTCATATCCGGTCTTTCAAATCATACTGGCTACCTGCATCAGCACGATTTTGAGCGCACTGTCTTGACTTTGGTGTACACTGCCCATCAGATGGTCAGCTCCGCTACTGAATACCAAAGAGACGTGTGGGCAGAGTCCTTTGTAAGCCTATACAAATCCATCAAGAAGGATCTGACACTGAGAAACTGA